A genomic window from Rhizobium sp. EC-SD404 includes:
- a CDS encoding chemotaxis protein CheW gives MPSPIVGSSEASVEIIAFHLGAQQFCVETLAIREIRGWAPCTPLPHSPREVLGVMNLRGSVIPIIDLAARLDMPAAEPSERSAIIVAEVSGKVVGLVVERVSDILRVKRNDIQPIPIVSADFDASYAEGIIALPAGMVCFLNLPRLFSNSSVEMAA, from the coding sequence ATGCCAAGTCCCATCGTCGGAAGCTCTGAAGCTTCAGTGGAAATCATCGCCTTTCACCTGGGTGCACAACAGTTCTGCGTGGAGACGCTTGCGATCAGAGAAATCAGGGGGTGGGCGCCATGCACACCCCTTCCCCACTCTCCTCGGGAGGTTTTGGGCGTCATGAACCTGCGGGGTTCGGTGATCCCAATCATCGACCTGGCAGCGCGGCTCGATATGCCTGCGGCAGAACCGTCGGAGCGAAGCGCAATCATCGTCGCTGAAGTGAGCGGAAAAGTGGTGGGTCTTGTCGTCGAACGCGTGTCCGATATCCTTCGGGTGAAACGAAACGACATTCAACCGATACCAATCGTCTCTGCCGACTTCGATGCGAGCTATGCCGAAGGGATTATTGCCCTGCCAGCCGGCATGGTCTGCTTCCTCAATCTGCCGCGACTGTTCTCAAACAGTTCTGTCGAGATGGCGGCCTAA